TCTTATCATCGAAGGTATAATCAATCGCCAGACTGCGGGCAACCGGCATACCGTTGAGTGATGATTCGCGGAAGCAGCTGTATATATATGGCAGCAACTTGTATCGCAGTGTGATGTAATTGCGCGAGATGTTTTCAACCATTTCTCCGTACGCCCAGGGTTCTGCCTGGCGGGTGTCGTAATGGGTATGGCTTCTGAAGAAGGGACTGAATGCCCCGATGCCAATCCAGCGGGCAAAAAGGGCGGGGGAGGCATCTTTACTGAAGCCGCCCACATCAACCCCGGTAAAAGCTACCCCACTGAGACCGATGCTGTTTACCAGCCGGCATCCCAACATCATATGCTCGTCGGTTGCCTGGTTGTCGCCTGTCCACAGGGCGGTGTAGCGCTGCAATCCGGAGTAACCGGCACGGGTAAGGATCAGCGGCCGGTGGTCGTTCATCAGCTTTCGGGTGCCTTCGTAAGTGCTTTTCGACATCAGCAGACCGTATACATTTTTGGCTTCGCGGTAAGAAGTCTTCCTGCCTTCCCAGTCGAACTCTACCAGGTGTGGGGTGTAACCGTTGCCCCAGGAAGCAATTTCATTCATATCGTTCCAGAAACCTGTGACGCCGTCGTTCACCAGCCCCCTGAACTTTTCGCCCCACCATTCGCGGGCCGCAGGCTTGGTGAAATCGGGAAAGTGGCACCATCCGGGCCATACCTGAGCAGTGTAAACGGCTCCGTCTGGATATTTGGCAAATATATCCTTTTGAAGTCCGTCTTCATAAGCTTCATAGCCTTTTTCAACCTTAATGCCGGGATCCACGATCAATGTGGTATGGATGCCCATTGCTTTCAGATCTGAAAGAAGCTTTGCCGGATTGCTGAAACGGTCGGGATGCCAGGTGAAGATCTTGTATGCGTCCATGTGATGAATGTCGAGGTAGATCACATCGAGCGGAATCCTGCGGTCGCGGAAGTTCTGAGCGGTGTTCAATACTTCCGTATCAGGGAAGTAACTCCAGCGGCATTGCTGGTATCCCAATGCCCACAGTGGCGGCATGGTCATCCGGCCGGTGAGGTGGGTATATTGTTCCAGGATGCCTGCTACTGAAGGGGCGTGCATGAAGTAGTAGTCCATTTCACCGTCATCGGCGCTGAAAGAACTGAAACGGTCGTTGCTGGCTCCGAAGTTAAAGCGGCTGCGGTGGCTGTTGTCCATAAATATCCCGTAAACCAGGCTGTCGTGCATACCGATGTAAAAAGGTATAGTAACATAAAGGGGATCATCGTTGGGACCATACCTGGGATTGTCGGTATTCCAGTTGTCGTAAGCCGATCCGCGGCGGTCGAGGTTGCCGGTTTTTTCGCCCAGGCCGATGAAGCGTTCCCCATCAAGCAATTGTTTGTAGGTGGTGACTTCAGTGCCTATCCAGGCTGTTCCGAAGGCCGGATCGTCGGTGTTAAGCAGGCGGCCGTCAGGGTTGTAAAAACTGAAGCGTACGGGATTGCGGCTGATGTCGAGCCGCAGCGCATCCGTGCGCACTACAAGCCGGTCCTGTGTTTCCTCCAGTGTATAACCGGCTTCACCGGGATCGGCCACTACCGCGTATGAAAAGTCATTCCTGAAATCGTCCTTCACAATTCTGACCCGCACAATGCCGGATTCATAAACGGTAAGTTCGGCCCTGCCGTAATCTGTATTCAACAACAGCCTTTGCCCTTCCCTGCTGAAGGTGGTGAGATTGCCAAGACTCCTGCTGAGTGAACCCTGTGTAAATGCCTGACTCATAAGCAATGTAGATAACGCCAGTGTGAGTATTGTTTTCTTCATAAATCATATGTTTTTCCAAAACAGGCATTCTGCTGTTTCAGGATGAAATTTACCGGTATAACTGTTATCTGTAGTAAAGCTTATAGCCCCATGCCGGAAGTTCTGCTGAATCACCTTTTCTGAATCTGGTTTCTTCACCGGAAAACAGTTCGGTATATTTTCCTTTATAGGCTTTACCACTCAGGGTGAATGAGACAGGTTCGGGACTAAGGTTCAACAGTACGAAAACTTTATGGTTTTCCTTCTCGCGGATAAACGCAAATACTTTCTCATCTGCATCCGTGTTGATCCTGAGCCAGTTTCCGCCCCAGGGGCCATTGTACAGGGCAGGGTTTGTCTTTTTCAGGTTCAGGATGGTTTTGTAAAATCCGGTCATGCTGTAATTGCCCCATTCAACAGGATCTTTCTCGAAAAATTCCAGCCGCTTGTTGAGACCGGCCTCCTGCCCGGTATATACCAGCGGCATCCCTGGAACGGTGGCGGTAAGCACATAAAAAGCCTCAACCCCGTCACCCAGTCTTTCAGACTCGGTTCCGTTCCATGAGTTTTCGTCATGGTTCGTAATGAAATACATACGGTAGGCTCCTTCGGGATAAAGGGTGTCGTTCTTCTTCAGATAGGTTTCTATGTCGTTTGCATTGGCTTCACCTTTGGCAATTTTGTTTTTGATGTTATGAAATTCCCATCCGTACGACATGTCGAAAGCAGTGTGCAGCCAGGGTTTTTCACCTTCGGCCAGCATAAACACCGGTTTGATTTTGTCAAGTTCCTTCCTGACATTGTCCCAGAATGTTGCAGGAACAAGCTCTGCAACATCACAACGGTATCCGTCAATATCAAACTCCTTTACCCAGTATTTCATGGCTTCTAGCATGTAGTCGTTGGTTTCGTTGAATTCGTAATTGAAAGCTACAACATCGGTCCAATCGTAAGGAGAAATCATATTGCCAACCGAGTCCTTTTTATAATAATCTGGATTTTCAGTTACCAGCGGATTGTCCCAGGATGAATGATTGGCAACCCAATCCAGAATCACATACATCCCCGCTTCGTGGGCTTTCTTTACCAGTCGCTTAAAGTCTTCAGGCGTGCCGAATTCAGGATTAATCCCGTAATAATCTTTGATGGAGTAATAGCTGCCCAGGGTTCCTTTGCGGTTTAACTCTCCGATAGGGTGGATGGGCATAAGCCAGAGGATATCTGTTCCAAGTTCCTTAAGCCGCGGCAACTGGGATTCAACGGCAGCAAAGGTGCCTTCCGGAGAGAACTGTCTGATGTTCACTTCATAAATACTCAGGTTTTTACTCCATTCCGGATGTTTCACCTGCCCCGGATCCTGGCCGGCTGCCCCGGAATCTTTTGCCTGTTTGCAGGATGACAGGATGCTTATCTGGGTTAAAACCAGTAAAGTGAAAAGGACTGAATTTCTGATTTTCATTGATGTGTTTTTAAGTTTCGGAATATTGGCTTTCATACACAAAGATAAACATTCTGGTAATTTCCGGGATCGATGATGCCTTGACTTATAAATGAATTACCCCTGTAATTCAGCCTGATTAATACTATTCGATAATATCAGGTAAACAGGATGGGAGAGAACAGGGTATTATTTCTAAAATCAGGATTGATGACTCCGGCTGCCTGCAAGACCAATTAAGCCCCGGTACATTTTGAGGAAGGGATGGGATTCAGCAGGTCTGTCAGATACTGATCATAGAATGGCCTTGCCGATTCCGGATCCCGGTGTGGATGAATTTTTATTTGATTCAAAAAAAATCAGGCCACGCTGGTTGAACGTGGCCTGATCTGAGTGTAAGAAAATTTTAATTTGTGCTGAAAAGGTCGTCTTTCAGTTTTGAATTGACTTTGATGCTGAGCACTTTAAGGTCGATTGTTTGCGGACCCATTTGCTGACTGATGGCAAAGGGGAACCTGACGCCGTTTACTTCACGGTAATCGCCAAACGTGGCAGTGCCCTGTTCACTCAGTTCTTTAACTTTTAGTCCTGATTTGGCATCGAAAAACTGGGTTGATTGTTTGCCGGATGGATAGGTCAGTATAAGGCGATAACATTCCACACCGTCAATTTCTTCGATACCTTCAAGGGTTAAGTTGACCCCAAGTCTTGCATAATGCAATTCCTGATTCATTTCGGCTTCCACTTTCATATCTTCAAGTTCATTGCCTTCGAGCACTTTATTTTCTCCTCCCATCGGAGAAATAAGTTTAGCGGTAGTACCGTCAAATACCATTTTCTGGAAAACCATTTCACCGGCTCCAACCTTCATCATATACTTATTGGGAGACTTTCGGTAAAAATCAAATCCGATGGTCATGCCCTGCATGGTGGTGCTTGCCATCATGGTCATGTCCTTGATTTTATTCAGGGCTTTTTCGCCGCCAATTGCATTGATGTATGATTTCAGCACGTTTTCGGCGGTCATACCTTCGGGAGCTGGTTTTACCCTGGTGTTAGGATCGTATTCCTTGCCGTTGAAATCGTAATACTTAATCGCTTTGCCTCCTGTGAATTGTCCGAGCCTCGGGGCAATTTCAGCAGCCTTGCCAACCGCCAGTATATATGCGTTTTCGGGCTTAATATATTTGCCGGCCACCGCTTTGACATCTTCTGCACTGACAGCGGCAAGGTTTTTCATATAATTGGCGTAATAATCAGCGTCAAGTCCGTAACGGGCTGTACTGATTGCAAAATTCGCGACGGTCTGGGGGCGCTCGAGTGAAAGGGCAAAATTACCGTTCAGGAAGTTTTTTACCAGGTTCAGTTCATCTTCCGGCACCAATTCTTCGCGGATGCGGCGCATTTCATAGAACACTTCATTGATGGCGCTGTCGGTGACAGAATTCCTGATTTCCGTGTTGACATTGAAGCGGCCGGTAAGTTTATCCGTATTGAGCTGTGAATAAGCTCCATAGGTATACGCTTTGTCCTCGCGAAGGTTATTGAACAGCCTGAATGTGCCGCCTCCGAGTATGGTATTCATCACCCGTGCTTTGATGGCATCCTCCGATCCGGGTTTCAGATCCACCGGATAGCCGATTCTGAGCGCTGTCTGAACTGCATCGGGGCGGTCAACAATGGCGACTGTATTGGATGCTGGCAATGCCGGTGTTTCAGGCGTATACTGGATTACATCCGCTTTTTCCCAATTGCCTAAATATTTCTGCATAAGTTCCATTGCCTCGGCCTTGGTGATGTCACCGACAATGGCCATATACCCGATATTCGGCCTGAAAAACGCCTGGTAAAAAGCCCGGCAGTGGTCTACACTGATGTTTTCAACTGATTTTTCAGTCATAGATTCCCCGTAAGGGTGGGCTGCACCGTAAACCAATTGCTTGCTGATCCTGTCGCTGATTGCTTCCGGATCATTTTCCTGCGCTTTCAGTCCCGAAATGGCCTGGGTCTTCAGTTTGGCAAGTTCCTCTTCTTTAAAGGAAGGATTCATCAGGACATCCGCCATCAGCGTCAGCAATTGACCGTTGTGCTTTTTGAGCGCGGAAGCATAAATTCCTGTTGAAGAAGTGCTCAGGTCGGCACCGATAAAGTCAATGGCTTCATCCAGTTCATCCTTTGTCAGGTTGGTTGTGCCGGTACGCAGCATCTGGCCGGCGAAATCGGCCATTCCTGCCATATTGCCTTCGGGTACGGGATTGTAGTCCAGGATCAGGGAATAAGAAACCCTGGGAATTTTATGGTTTTCAACAACAAAGACCTTCAGGCCGTTCTCCAGCTCAAAACTTTCATATTTTCCGATATTGATCACCGGAGCCGGGGCCGGCTGCGGACGGACACTTCTGTCAAGTTTTTCTGTTTTTCCGCCGGATTTCCCCGTTTTTACCTGTGCATTGAGGAACTGGGGAAGTACTGCAAATGCTGTTGCAATAATAATTATGATCAGTTTTTTCATTGTCTTTCCTCCTTATTGATTACAGGGTTTGTTTTGGTAAATAATACAGTACAACCCTGTTTTCCTTTGTAAGGTACTGGTTGGCCACCCTTTTGATATCGGCTTTGGTCACGGCCATATAGCGGTCAATCTCTGTATTGATCAGGTTGGCGTCACCGAAATACATGTGATAGTCTGAAAGGCTTTCAGCGATTCCTGCCATAGTTGAATTGCGGCTGATAAAATCGTTTTCAACCTTGTTGCGTAATTTTTCAAATTCCCGGTCGCTGAGCTCTTCCTGCTGAGCTTTGGCAATCTCTTCATTGATGGCATTTTCAAAGTCATCAGGAGCCACGCCTGAGTTTACGATACCAAATACCAGGAACAGGCCGGGATCTTCCAGGGCAAAGGGAAAGGCCCCGACAAACATGGCTTTCTGTTGCTTGTCAACAATCGATTTGGTCATTCGGGAGCTTTCGCCGTCGCTCAGCAGCGTAGTCAGCATGCTGAGTGCATAGTAGTCCGGAGTGCCTTTGGCGGGAATGTGATAAGCCTGAACAACAGCAGGCAGCTGGATATTGTCGTAAACGGTATCACGTACTTCGGCCGTTTTTACTGGTTCTACGATGTCAGGACGGTAAATTTCCTTTGTTCCCCGGGGGATGTCGCCGAAATATTTCTGAACAAGCTTTTTAGTTGATTCCACATCAATATCTCCGGCAATGGAGAGCGTGGCATTATTGGGAACATAGAATATAGAATGGAATTCCATAAATTCTTCCAGGGTGGCGATGTTGATGGATTCGGCCGATCCGATGGGCATCCAGCGGTAGGGGTGCTCTTTGAAAGCAGCACTGAAAGTTTTTTCCATCAGGGTGCCGTATGGACGGTTGTCGTACGACTGTTTGCGTTCTTCCTTCACAACGCTGCGCTGGGTTTCGACGCCAATGCTGTCGATGCGCAGGTGAAGCAGCCGCTCTGATTCCATCCATAGACCAAGCTCGAGTTGATTTGAGGGGAGCAGCAGATAATAAAAAGTCCTGTCGAAGCTGGTATTGGCATTCAGGCTTGCCCCTGCATTCATGGCAATTTTGTCGAATTCACTCCTGCCAATGTTCTCGCTTCCTTCAAACATCAGGTGTTCGAAAAAATGGGCAAAGCCGGTTCGCTCAGGATTTTCATTTTTTGAGCCCACATGATAGGAAATGGTAACTGCAACAATGGGAGTGGAATTGTCCTTGTGCAGGATAACATGCAAACCGTTATCCAGATCATACTCCGTGAAGTCGATGCGGTTTTGGGCGTTTGTCAGTGTAAAAGCCAATAGGCTGATAACCAACAGAAAGGCCTTTTTGAATGTGTTCATCTGATTGTTGTAATTTATAGTGGTTAACTGAATAATTCCCGGATTTTATTAATGTTAATTTCTGAAAAATCGCTGAGGACGCTGTGTGCTTCAGTGAGCTCAACCCTGTGATGGGTGGTTGCAACGCCTATGACTTTCATTTTTGCCTTCAGGGCGGCATCAATGCCTTTTAATGTGTCTTCAAAAACCAGGCAATCAGCAGGATCAGTTTTTAGCATAGCAGCCGCTTTCAGAAAAACCTCCGGATCGGGTTTGCCCCGCCTGACCATGGATGCGTCGGCTATGGCCGTGAAGTACTCCCGTATTCCGGTTTCAGCCAGAATAAAGTCAACATTGGCCCTTTCTGCTGATGTGGCGATGGCCATCGGGATTCCGGCTGTTTTAAGGTCAAACAGCAATTCCTTTAATCCCGGGATAAGCACTACATTATCGTGGTACAGATATCTGTAGATAAGTTCCTTTTCGGCTGAATATTCGGCAATTTTTGAAGCAGGTAATTCTTTTTTAAAAATAAAGGCCAGGTGATCTGCATTTGATCCGCCAAAAACATATTCAAGGAAATCGTCAGCAGAAATACTTTTTCCATGGCGTGAACAAAATTTCTCCCAGGCCATCAGGTGATACCGGAAATTGTCAACCAGTACCCCGTCCATATCAAAGATTACAGCTATATTCCCAGTCATTACATTTTTACTTCTCGGTTGATATATGTACTGTAATCTTTTACCTTTTGCCTGTATTCCTCATTGAAAAGGTGCGATGAAATGATGAAATCCGCGGTTGAACGGTTACAGGCGGTCGGGATATTGTATAACACAGTGATCCTTAGCAATGCTTTCACATCTACATCATGCGGCTGAGGCTGCATCGGATCCCAGAAGAAGATCATCAGGTCAATCTCACCATCGACGATCATTGCGCCAAGTTGCTGATCTCCTCCCAGGGGGCCTGATTTCAGCTTGGTTACTTCAAAACTGCTGAATTTTTCACTGTCGAGGGCCGGCTTTAGCTGTTGCTCAATAAGCTTTCCGGTAGTTCCGGTGCAGATAATTTTATGTTCAAGAAGCGTAACAGCATTGTATTCTACCCATTCTATAAGATCCTGTTTGCGGTTATCGTGTGCTACCAGGGCAATTCTCTTTTTCTTTTCCATCTTTAAAGGAATGAGCGGCGAAATTAACAAAAAGAGTAATGATGTCTGCTTTTTTTATACGGTTTGTGTTGTGTGAATCAGGGACTTCACAGCTTATTTATTTTTGTATCTTTGCAGCGTTTTTTAGAAGTGAGACCCTAAAGACCTAAGTTATTCATTTTAAAGAAGAAACTACATGAACAGAGTTATGGTACTTACCGGTGGCGGCGACTGTCCGGGACTAAATGCGGTAATCCGCGCCATCGTAAAGCGAGCCGCCCGCGAAAAAGACTGGGAAGTGGTGGGCAGTATTGAAGCTTTTAATGGCATCTTGCGTGAGCCCACCGAAATTGTTGTACTGGACGAGAAAGCTGTTTCCGGGATACACTACCAGGGTGGCACCATCATACAAACTACCAACAAAGGAGGCCCTTTTGCCTGGCCCGTTAAGCAAAAAGACGGTTCTTATATCGCCGTTGACCGCTCCGATGAAATGATCAGAAAGATCCAGTATCTCGGTATTGACGCGGTGATCAATATCGGCGGGGACGGATCGCAGCGGATTTCGCAGGCTTTGTTTGAGAAAGGACTGAATATAATCGGGGTGCCCAAGACCATCGACAATGACCTTTCCGCAACGGATGCAACCTTTGGATTTCAGACAGCAATTCAGATTGCCACCGAGGCAGTTGATAAACTGGTGACCACTGCTGCCAGTCACAACAGGGTTCAGATTCTTGAAGTAATGGGCCGCAATGCCGGCTGGATTGCGTTGAATGCTGCGGTGGCCGGGGGCGCTGAAATCTGCCTGCTGCCTGAGTTCCCATACGATATTGAGAAAGTTATGGAACGTATTGAGAAACGATTCGACAAAGGCCGCGGTTTTGTAAATATCGTGATTGCTGAAGGCGCGCGCAATATCAAGGGTGATCTTATCGCCGAGAAAAGCCAGGAGGTTGGGTATGCCAACGTAAAACTGGGAGGAGTAGGTTTCCGGTTCGAAGAGGAACTGAAAGAGGCCGGTTGTGAACACAGTATACGTACTACGGTGCTGGGCCATCTGCAAAGGGGAGGCGTTCCCATTGCCTATGACCGGGTGCTGGCAACCCAGTATGGCGTAAAAGCTTTTGAGCTTGTGCTTGCCGGTGAATTCGGACGTATGGTTTCATACCGTCATCCCTACATCACTTCCGTTACTTTGAAAGAAGCAATTCAGAAGCCCAATCTTGTGGATCCTGATACCGCGCTGATGAAAACCGCCCGTGGCATAGGAATTTGCTTCGGCGATTGATTTAGGGGGAGAAGAATCCCTGAAAATTAAAATAAATGCCTGAATGACCTTTTGCAGCCGTTCAGGCATTTACATTTTTTGGTGTTCCGTAGCACCCGGATTAATTCACCATAAGTTTAGCAACCCCGCCGGTGGTGTTCCTTACAAGATAGATGCCCGGTTTCAGGCTGCCTATATCTATTTTCTGACTAGTCACAGCCGGCAGTATCTCCCTGCCGGAAAGGTCAAAAATGGAAATAGTCTCGAACTCCTCCAGGTAAATAAAGCCGGTATTGCTGGGATTCGGATAAATATTCAGCCGGTATGCAGGGATTTCCGGGATGCCCACCATACTGTTTGTGCTTCCTGGCGTCGGATTGTCAAATAGCTTCCATTCCACTGCACCATCGGTAACCCTGCCCATGGAAATGTTGGTTGACTGGTTTATATATGTAATGCCATCGATAAGTGCAAATCCCGATGCTTCATTATCGAAAATGCCGATCTCTTCATTGTCCTTGTCAAGTTTATAAGGGGTGTGCATACTTCCCTGGGTGGGCTGACCATCGGCCCATACAAGCAGGTATCCGCCGGCACCGATGGTGGTATCGGGGAATGCCCATTTTACGGGATTGTTCAGGTTATCGCTCAGGTATTTGTCGCCCAGCCACACCGCCTGACCGCCTGCGTTATAAATCTCAATCCAGTCATCGTACTCACCGTATTCATCGGCGATGGTCGAGCTGTTGCTGGCCATAAACTCATTGATATAGAGCATGATCGGGTTGGGTGACGGAATGGTGTACTGTACGGCATCGCAGGGCTTTGCAACGGTTACCTGGTTGTTGTCGGTCGCTTTTATTCTGAATTCCAGCAGTGTATTGGCGTCCATCCCGCTGAGTGTAGCGATGAAAGTTCCGCCGTCTGATGTGGTTTTGTTGTTCAATCTGTTTCCGGTCATGGTCTTTTGCTGCCAGCCGCCACCGTTTATCCGGTACTCAAGCGTCACGGAATTCAGGTTTTCGTCTTCCGCAAAGGCAAGGATCCTGATTTCCTGAAAGGGGAGGGGGGCATTGTGCCGGATATATCTGATCATGGGCGGGGCGTTCAGGTTCTGCGCCTGTACAAGCGCTGAAGTGTTTCTTGTCTGCAGGTATGGCAGCAGCCCCACCGGCACATGCGCACCGGTTCCTGCTTCAAATGATTGATTAAACGATGCAATAGTGTAACCGTAGTCCAGCGGATAGTAGGGGTCGTTTGCCACAAAAGGCTGCAACCGGTCGCGGATAACAAAAAGATTGTCGAGGAAGTCCTGCCGGGAAGTAACCTGCTGAATGGCCTGTTTCAGGTAATAAGTGAACTGTGCTTTGTAATCCGGCACCTGCATCAGGCGCGTAAAAAGAGGACGAGGTTCGGAAGGGTGCGCCCAGCTGTAAATATTCCTTGAAGCCCATTCAATCCCGAACCAGTCAATACCAAAAGTATTGTCCACATCATAGGGGATATATTCAAACAACCCGGTGGCCGTGTTGTGATAGAGGTAAAAATTGTTTTTATTGTAGATATATCCGTCCCAATTACCGGTAATTATATCTACAGCCGCTACTTTCAGGTAATCCTGCACGTTAAAGACTTTTTCGAGTGCACACGGAAGCTGCTGGAGGGGCGTGTCGTTCAGTACATCGATAAAATGGGCCAGATCACTGTAATCATCCGCCTCTTCATTGATTTTAAGCTCATAAGCCCTGCGACCTCCGGATTCGAACTTGTACAGGTCGGGATTTGCCCCGCGGTAGGTTAGGTCGGCCGGATAAAGGCATTTGTATAGGTTACCGTCATTATTGCCAAACCATGTTTTTGCAAATTCTTCATCGATATGCTCAACATTTATATAAAGCCCGTGGTAGTTGCCGTTGATGTAAACCCGTACATGGTTATAACGCGGGCCTGCCAGCGAACACTGCCTGAGGATATCCCAGTAAATACCCGCCCTGCTCACCGAAGGGTCATTGTGCTCACCATTCAGGTTAAGTTTTTCAACCCCATGATATTTTCTGCCGGATATAAATGTATTGAAGGAAACTTTAAAGGATTTTTTTTGTGAATACCTGGAGGTGTTGCCCCTGAGCCTGAAACCAATGTCGCGGATGGTGTCGTGTACATTTCCGTTGTCAAAGACAAATACCGCCCTGAATTCATGATCCGACTCCACATTGGCATAAATCCAGCTCAGGGTGTCGGGATGAATCAGCACGTCGATGCGCGGAACCGTTGATTTGATATAGACTTCGCCATCGGCAGGAAACAATGGTTGTGCGTGAAGGAAGGTACAGGAAGTGATCAGAATGAGAATGGCGGACAATCGTTTCATTTTAAAGCGATTTACAGGGAAGTGATCCTTGATTTTATGCAAAGGTAGATTAATAATATTTGCATGGGGTGATTTGGCAGAATTACCCTACCCGCTTTTATGCCGGAATGGGAACAATTTTGCATCCGGTGTTTACTCATTAAATTAGCCTGTAAGAGTAATTTGTT
This sequence is a window from Lentimicrobium saccharophilum. Protein-coding genes within it:
- a CDS encoding CotH kinase family protein, producing the protein MKRLSAILILITSCTFLHAQPLFPADGEVYIKSTVPRIDVLIHPDTLSWIYANVESDHEFRAVFVFDNGNVHDTIRDIGFRLRGNTSRYSQKKSFKVSFNTFISGRKYHGVEKLNLNGEHNDPSVSRAGIYWDILRQCSLAGPRYNHVRVYINGNYHGLYINVEHIDEEFAKTWFGNNDGNLYKCLYPADLTYRGANPDLYKFESGGRRAYELKINEEADDYSDLAHFIDVLNDTPLQQLPCALEKVFNVQDYLKVAAVDIITGNWDGYIYNKNNFYLYHNTATGLFEYIPYDVDNTFGIDWFGIEWASRNIYSWAHPSEPRPLFTRLMQVPDYKAQFTYYLKQAIQQVTSRQDFLDNLFVIRDRLQPFVANDPYYPLDYGYTIASFNQSFEAGTGAHVPVGLLPYLQTRNTSALVQAQNLNAPPMIRYIRHNAPLPFQEIRILAFAEDENLNSVTLEYRINGGGWQQKTMTGNRLNNKTTSDGGTFIATLSGMDANTLLEFRIKATDNNQVTVAKPCDAVQYTIPSPNPIMLYINEFMASNSSTIADEYGEYDDWIEIYNAGGQAVWLGDKYLSDNLNNPVKWAFPDTTIGAGGYLLVWADGQPTQGSMHTPYKLDKDNEEIGIFDNEASGFALIDGITYINQSTNISMGRVTDGAVEWKLFDNPTPGSTNSMVGIPEIPAYRLNIYPNPSNTGFIYLEEFETISIFDLSGREILPAVTSQKIDIGSLKPGIYLVRNTTGGVAKLMVN